GATCATCAGCCCGCCGACGAACGCGACCCAGACGATCACGAGGCTGGCCAGGACGGCGATGACGAGCGTCAGCATCAGGCGACTCGCCAGCGCTCGAGCGCATCGAGGTCAGGGTCCATCCCGAGCCCGGGCCCGGGCGGCGGGGCGATGCTGCCGTCGTCCCCGATGTCGACCACCGACGGGAGCATCCAGTCGCGGCGCTCGGCCGACCACGCGGGCGGGTCGTAGGGCACCTCGACGAAGGGGTGCGTCGAGAAGCCGCAGGCCGCATGCAGGTTCGCGACCAGCCCATAGCCGTTCGACCAGGTGTGCGGCGACCAGACGCGGCCGAGCTGCTCGGCCCGCCGCGCGATCCGCCGGCACCCTTCGATGCCGCCGCAGAACAGGACGTCGCATTGGATCACCGCAATGCCCCCGCGCTCGAGCAGGTCGAGCGCCTCGTGCTCCTGGCGCACCATCTCGCCGGCGCCGATGCGGATCGGCGTGCCGGCCGTCAGCGCGGCGTAGCCCTCGATGTCCGCCGTGTCGAGCGGCTCCTCCAGCCAGTGGACGCGCAGCGGCTCGAGCGCCTCGGCGCAGCGGCGCGCCGTGTCGAGCTCCCACCGCGGGGAGATGTCCCCCGGCATGCGCCATCCCTGGTTGGCGTCCACCATGATCTCCATCTCGTCCCCGACTGCTGCCCTGACCGCCTCGACGACCCGCACGTCG
The sequence above is a segment of the Gaiellales bacterium genome. Coding sequences within it:
- a CDS encoding mandelate racemase/muconate lactonizing enzyme family protein, whose translation is MRIVSIETRTYRHPFDPPFRAAWDPVPRTSQDATLVIVTADDGSRGFASGGDGLPDRALLERLLADIDPRDAGTVQRVCATVDFHGGRPWAVEVACWDLAGRAAGRPLWELLGGRQPSLRAYASTGELAEPGERARRAVELRDAGLGALKIRFHHADWRDDVRVVEAVRAAVGDEMEIMVDANQGWRMPGDISPRWELDTARRCAEALEPLRVHWLEEPLDTADIEGYAALTAGTPIRIGAGEMVRQEHEALDLLERGGIAVIQCDVLFCGGIEGCRRIARRAEQLGRVWSPHTWSNGYGLVANLHAACGFSTHPFVEVPYDPPAWSAERRDWMLPSVVDIGDDGSIAPPPGPGLGMDPDLDALERWRVA